In the genome of Gadus morhua chromosome 12, gadMor3.0, whole genome shotgun sequence, one region contains:
- the slc22a23 gene encoding solute carrier family 22 member 23: MAAGRQEAPDHQPENGFTPLDHTPPRLLPQIDASVLPSLGGFGKHQKQLVVLTWIPALFIGFSQFSDYFLLAQPNGTCVHPPANDSSWTGAPPLLAAPGGTPAFHLGSNETGESYSGGMAMLCACKEWKLELLTGLSQNVVTKWNLVCDSAWKVHIAKFSLLVGSIFGYLVMGVMADWFGRQPVLILSVLFVLVFGLSVSFSVNATMFSTLRFFEGFCLAGLTLSLYVLRIELCLPDWRFSMTMVASFLMVAGQLLMPGVAALCRNWPDRDDWQVLQIVIISPFVLMLPYVWIFPESLRWLLATQHYRRSKVMMLRIAKKNQVDMTTEPSGVLIELEQELHKKPQRTCIVKMMSTRNLWKNIVVLCVNSLTGYGIHHCFSRSMMDPEARLTAMCHTDYYTMAGIALATCLAVCPAVALMGRRGGLLTFMIITALASLLQLGLLNLIGKYSLRHDTVLRDTLNRKFSVAFSIIGMFSSHAVSTLSIFFCAEITPTVIRGGGLGLVLASAGFGMLTAPIMELHNQKGYFLHHVIFACCTLLCIICLLLLPEPRGQPLPESLADGESFTRQTLLRPGEQHLLLAKTDRDYSRVHDTPIHLTATGSATVAAATALAAVPASYALATGGELLDNCAVANGVKAS, encoded by the exons ATGGCAGCCGGCCGGCAAGAGGCGCCGGATCATCAGCCTGAAAACGGATTCACGCCGTTGGATCACACGCCACCCAGACTGTTACCCCAGATAGATGCGTCGGTCCTGCCGTCCCTGGGGGGTTTTGGAAAGCACCAGAAGCAGCTCGTGGTTTTGACTTGGATACCGGCCTTATTTATTGGATTTAGTCAGTTCTCCGATTATTTTCTTTTGGCGCAACCCAATGGGACGTGTGTGCATCCCCCGGCCAACGACAGTAGCTGGACCGGGGCGCCGCCGCTGCTGGCAGCCCCCGGCGGCACGCCCGCGTTTCACCTCGGCAGCAATGAGACCGGCGAGAGTTACAGCGGAGGCATGGCCATGCTCTGCGCTTGCAAGGAGTGGAAGCTGGAGCTGCTGACGGGACTCAGTCAGAATGTTGTTACCAAG TGGAACTTAGTGTGCGACTCTGCCTGGAAGGTCCACATTGCCAAGTTCTCTCTACTGGTGGGCTCCATATTTGGCTACCTGGTGATGGGTGTCATGGCTGACTG GTTTGGCCGGCAGCCTGTGCTGATCCTCTCGGTGCTGTTCGTGCTGGTGTTCGGCCTGAGCGTGTCCTTCTCCGTCAACGCGACCATGTTCAGCACGCTGCGCTTTTTCGAGGGCTTTTGCCTCGCCGGCCTCACGCTCTCCCTCTACGTGCTCC GAATTGAGCTTTGTCTGCCAGACTGGCGCTTTTCCATGACTATGGTGGCCAGTTTTCTGATGGTGGCAGGGCAGCTTTTGATGCCAGGAGTCGCAGCTTTGTGTCGTAATTGGCCAGATCGGGATGACTGGCAGGTGCTCCAAATCGTTATAATCAGCCCCTTCGTCCTGATGCTGCCCTACGTCTG GATTTTTCCTGAGTCTCTCCGCTGGTTGCTGGCTACCCAGCACTACAGAAGGTCCAAAGTAATGATGCTACGCATTGCCAAGAAGAACCAGGTTGATATGACAACCGAGCCCAGCGGGGTTTTGATAG AGTTGGAACAGGAACTGCACAAGAAACCCCAAAGGACCTGCATCGTCAAGATGATGAGCACCAGGAACCTGTGGAAAAACATTGTGGTGCTCTGTGTCAACTC GTTGACGGGCTACGGGATCCACCACTGCTTCTCGCGCAGCATGATGGACCCTGAGGCTCGGCTGACGGCCATGTGCCACACCGACTACTACACCATGGCGGGCATCGCCCTGGCAACTTGCCTGGCGGTGTGTCCGGCGGTGGCGCTGATGGGCAGGCGGGGCGGGCTCCTCACCTTCATGATCATCACCGCCCTGGCCTCGCTGCTGCAGCTGGGTCTGCTCAACC TGATCGGGAAGTACAGCCTTCGTCACGACACAG TGCTGCGAGACACACTGAACCGGAAGTTCTCTGTGGCCTTCTCCATCATCGGCATGTTCTCGTCTCACGCCGTCAGCACGCTCAGCATTTTCTTCTGTGCCGAAATCACGCCCACGGTCATCAG GGGTGGAGGCCTTGGCCTGGTGCTGGCCAGCGCCGGCTTCGGCATGCTCACCGCCCCGATCATGGAGCTCCACAACCAGAAGGGCTACTTCCTGCACCACGTCATCTTCGCCTGCTGCACCCTGCTGTGCATCatctgcctgctgctgctgccagagccgCGCGGCCAGCCGCTGCCCGAGAGCCTGGCAGACGGGGAGAGCTTCACCCGGCAGACCCTGCTGCGGCCCGGGGAGCAGCACCTCCTGCTGGCAAAGACAGACAGGGACTACTCCCGCGTGCACGACACGCCCATCCATCTCACAGCCACAGGCAGCGCCACCGTGGCAGCGGCCACCGCTCTGGCAGCGGTGCCCGCCTCATACGCCCTGGCGACTGGAGGAGAGCTCCTCGACAACTGTGCCGTAGCCAATGGGGTGAAGGCGTCGTAG